gccttaaTTTACCCCAGAAATGGTTTAACGGGGTAGAAtccatcaccgaacactaatccctgctcacccacccccgttcgcCCCGCCCTGCcgccgacaccccgggggaaaggcccccccttggctgagagcacagaccccccggagagccagacccgggcgcggcggaggagagagggttcccctcTCCTGGACCCGCCCGAGGGCAcaggaccattcggagggagagcagttctGCACTAACcagcgttccaccacaattactaaaTACCATTCCGGAGGACCGAAATGTGTTAAATGTTATAGGCTACTAAATAAAACAAAAGCAAGGAAAACAAGAAAGCAAATCCCTCATTATACATAGAAAAAGTCTGCAGAaaaagtccattaattttgcaagtTCCATAACACAGCACCGGCGCTCTTGCCGAAATTTCAcgaggaacaacatgtcctcaaagtcctccaatggcagcagccagagtcactccaatgttggcaacagtcgacaacggggaggaaagtcccagagtcagtcccaaccgcccacagggcgtccaggggggccgaacccccggagaccccaggaacggcagcaacccaccccaggctgcaggccgcgggccgcccatcgggtatccactcccggttccgacccgccgcttccagcagcctatccagctgccatccttcctccattccttcgtcctccattgggcgaactcaaaaccgccgacagtaaacctcgcagtccgaagcagcgtctccgcagctcaaccgctgacttgaaacacgactggtctcagtactccgaaaccggtcttctccccttccctcagggaccaggagcaatgggcgccgagttgctgtttcaccccatccaggaagctcccagaggcggcctgcctttcgaatcggcccgggggcggacaccaagctcgcacacaaccgcccaagcctcctccacttttcaccccaggagtttggacagtgtcggccgtagctcccacaatcccccgcgctggggaacccgctctatccgccgcacgggcgggtgatcaggtactgcgcatgtccaagggtgaggggaagctgcgcatgtgtggaggaaagcccagcccctgaccttcctgtgaggtgttggctaatggatagagttaggaccggaaggacgctggtcctccaatcagcgcgggctttatgtgaaaggagattgggcttcacacagactgaaatgtcctcctgtctccaacatctgtgagtaaaacactttcttttctccccctgtccatttcttgtctcattctcacctttaattggtcacttgcagcaactgaagggaaaggaagtcaatccagggagggtgcagactctgaaaagcttggcccaggtctctctctctgaaagacattgacatcctttgctccctcagcttgacacatttatttgtctggctaaaatgatggtctctttcctaatgttcacatttaaagggctggtttccccaggagatggctgacattaaagggaacagtaaacaggacaaaccaaaccaattactttcctgtcggaatactctccaccatcagcaaagtgatggaaggggtcattaacagcgctatcaagtggtacttactcagcaaaacctgctcacggacgctcagtttgggttccaccagggtcactcagttcctgtcctcattccagccttggttcaatcatggacaaaagaggtgaatgccagaggtgagagtgactgcccttggtatcagggcagcatttgaccgactatggcatcaaggagccccagctaaactggagtcagtgggaatcgggggaaactctccgctggttggagtcatacctggcacaaaaaaagatggttgtagtggttggaggtcaatcatctcagctgcaggagttcctcagggcacactcctaggcccaaccatctttagctgcttcatcaatgacctacctttcatcataaggccagaagtggggatgtttgtggatgactgcacaatctttagcaccattcatgactccagataatgaagcagtccatgtccaaatgcagcatgtcctgcacagtatccagatgttggctgataagtggcaaatcacatttgtgctacacaagtgccaggcaacgaccatctcctaccaaggaggatctaaccactgccccttgacattagcattggtgaatcctccacaaccaacatcctgagggttatcattgatcagaaactgaactggactagccatattaatatggtggccaccagggcaggccaaaggctacagcggctaacgcacctcctgacccccaaagcctctccaccatctacaaggcacaagtcaggcatgtaacagaataatcactacttgcctggttgagtgcagctccaacatgctgctctacaccatccagaacaaagcagcccgcttgactgctccACATACCATgaatattcaaacactccaccaccgacgaacagtggcagccgtgtataccatctacaagatacactgcagtaactcaccaaggttcctccgacagcaccttccaaacccacaaccactactatctagaaggccaagagcagcagatagttgagaaccccactacctggaggttctcctccaagtcactcaccagacagacttggaaatatatcgcccttccttcattgttgctggggcgacatcctgtaactccttccctgacagcacagggtGTGTACCTACAacttaaggactgcagcggttcaagaaggcaactcatcaccaccttctgaagggcaactagggatgggcaataaatgctggctgaaccagcgactcccacatcccgtaaatgaattttaaaaaatgttatattgcacagagatatatctagtgttatatagaatgtattagatatattattgatggttctgtaatgaaatacatgtattattagttctacctacattatatatttccagtgatacagtcattgcagcacttatggaatccatttgggaactcaagtcaatgccgactctctgtacagcaatccagtcagtgccattccccctcgatatccctgttcccctgaaagcttattttcttcatatattattttgaattattgatcatctcgacttccacaacgcttgtgggcagtgagttccctgtcatgaccactccatgactaaataaagttcttcctcagaatttccctatctctaatcagtaaatgtatttatatggagattctctactcttgtacaggttttagtgagtttagatttgttgatcagcaccttcaggaaaattgggagggaaagtaagtgaatataggtctctctgtccagggtaggaagcagtgagcttggatttgtcaatcagcctgaatcggcaccttcaggagaattgggagggggaatattagctacagcagagtgagaatggagggagagtgtgtgggattgagatttagagcatttcagggaaagagagaggaaagaatgttcgatagaaactagaattgtctgttctgagtttctatcctgtactaacaatgattactgttgtaaaatctgtttgcaggaagttcgaacaagaggagtttgaggccgagctctcaaactaaatatcacgtcaagaactgactgagtcactcaattcttgggatcattggcctttgaatctagtaggagaaatgtttgtctattctgtctgcttcaagagattttaaacatcagtgtgtctggaaaagcactgagacacacacacacacccgtgtgagactgttacagagcactgactgtggaaagaactttaaccagtgacacagcctgaacaaatactacaccattcacagaagggagagactgtacatgtgttctgtgtgtggccgagtcttcaactgatcatccaacgtggtgagacgcaagatcacccggaccatggagaaaccatggaaatgtgaggattgtgggaagggattcagagccccgtgcgagctggaaagtcatcaacgcagtcacactggagagaggcctttcacctgctctcagtgtgaaaagggattcactgcaatgggcaacctgcggaaacacgaacgagttcacactggagagaggcctttcacctgccctcagtgtgaaaagggattcactgacattagcagcctgcggacacacaaacgagttcacactggagagaggcctttcacctgccctcagtgtgaaaagggattcactgacattggcaacctgcggcaacacgaacgagttcacactggggagaggcctttcacctgccctcagtgtgaaaagagattcaattatattggcagcctgcggcaacacgaacgagttcacactggggagaggcctttcacctgctctcagtgtgaaaagagattcaattatattggcaacctgcggagacacgaacgagttcacactggggcgaggcctttcacctgctctcagtgtgaaaaaggattcactaacattggcagcctgcggacacacgaacgagttcacactggagagaggcctttcacctgccctcagtgtgaaaagggattcactgaaatgggcagcctgcggagacacgaacgaattcacactggggagaggcctttcacctgctctcagtgtgaaaagagattcaattatattggcaacctgcggaaacacgaacgacttcacactggagagaggcctttcacctgctctcagtgtgaaaagagattcactgacattggccacctgcggaggcacgaacgagttcacaccggggagaggccattcacctgctctgactgtgggaagggattctttcAGTTGTCCGACCTGCAgagtcaccagagagttcacaccggggagaagccgttcatctgcactgtgtgtgataagggatttgctcattcatcccacctgctgaaacacaatgtcaatcacaccaagagcaggccctttaaatgctctgactgcaagaggggtttcaaaagctctcagctactgatgtcccaccagcgctttcactctgaggagagaccgttcagctgctctcattgcacaaagagctttagtaCCTCATCCaacttgcggagacaccagcgaggtcacactggggagagcccgttcacctcgccgactgggaaaagattcactcggtcatcacttgctgagccacaacgtcactcacaccaatgagagacccttttaaatgctccgactgtgggagtgggtttcaaaGCTCTtgggtactgatggaacaccagtgcattcacactgaggagagaccgctcagctcctcccactgcgacaaagaggtttcaaacatcatccacattgcggagacatcagcgagttcacactggaaagaagccattcacctgctctcactgtggggagggattcactcagtcgtccaacacgctgagacaccaaagggttcacaagtgatgatgggatagattctgctgttattcctgctgttaatcacatccaggactgaacctggagtgggtggagggatttgtctcctcgtcaacacctggtgctcggatgtggcgaccctggggaactactgctccctggacctggaatacctgactgtgaagtgccatccatactgccttccatggagttcacttctgccatcatcacggcggtctacatcccaccccaggcggaagtgaagaaggcgcttgatgaattgtaaccgctataaataacaatgaaacagaatacctggcggccttgttcatcgtggccggggactttaaccaggccaacctcaagtgtgtactgccaaaattccaccaacacatctcctgtcccgacaggggccccaacatccttgaccattgccacaaaaacatcaagggcgcctgatgatccatccc
This portion of the Scyliorhinus torazame isolate Kashiwa2021f chromosome 5, sScyTor2.1, whole genome shotgun sequence genome encodes:
- the LOC140420174 gene encoding uncharacterized protein gives rise to the protein MEKPWKCEDCGKGFRAPCELESHQRSHTGERPFTCSQCEKGFTAMGNLRKHERVHTGERPFTCPQCEKGFTDISSLRTHKRVHTGERPFTCPQCEKGFTDIGNLRQHERVHTGERPFTCPQCEKRFNYIGSLRQHERVHTGERPFTCSQCEKRFNYIGNLRRHERVHTGARPFTCSQCEKGFTNIGSLRTHERVHTGERPFTCPQCEKGFTEMGSLRRHERIHTGERPFTCSQCEKRFNYIGNLRKHERLHTGERPFTCSQCEKRFTDIGHLRRHERVHTGERPFTCSDCGKGFFQLSDLQSHQRVHTGEKPFICTVCDKGFAHSSHLLKHNVNHTKSRPFKCSDCKRGFKSSQLLMSHQRFHSEERPFSCSHCTKSFSTSSNLRRHQRGHTGESPFTSPTGKRFTRSSLAEPQRHSHQ